A stretch of the Bacteroidota bacterium genome encodes the following:
- a CDS encoding HAMP domain-containing histidine kinase — protein sequence MKLLTKTNLYYLVILLAVFTVGGVLFYFSLLSVINENTNERLQQEKLQVTGFIKNKDVLPENVFMLADSLTFVPVTGQVKEQMKDTFLMDNFEGELIPYRMLLFPVSIGNDYYQATIFKPTLESDDLVESIISTIGWILAILIAMLLLFNYFFMRNAWAPFYSTLERLRSFELSRGPVEFERSTTREFQELNTALEQMTSKIVNDYRNMKEFTENASHETQTPLAIIRSRLELMIQSGKLDEKQMKEIQVIYESATRLSKLNQALLLLTKIENNQFTGIQPVNIKELIEKKLNLFDDLILHKEIRVQRSLQAGLIVPMNPILADILISNLLSNAIKHNIRGGELFVETSKDTLTISNSGLPLKQQTYEFFQRFRKANPSSDSLGLGLAIVKQICSSYAFTVQYNYTNDLHEIRVNFTKQA from the coding sequence ATGAAGCTATTAACCAAAACCAACCTGTATTACCTGGTTATATTGCTTGCTGTTTTCACAGTTGGCGGAGTATTATTCTATTTCTCTTTGTTATCTGTAATAAATGAAAATACTAATGAACGACTGCAACAGGAAAAACTACAAGTAACCGGGTTCATAAAAAATAAAGATGTATTGCCCGAAAACGTCTTTATGCTCGCCGATTCGCTGACATTTGTTCCTGTTACCGGACAGGTGAAAGAACAAATGAAAGACACTTTCCTGATGGATAATTTTGAAGGTGAACTTATCCCCTATCGTATGCTCCTGTTTCCTGTCAGCATTGGGAATGATTACTACCAGGCAACCATATTTAAACCAACACTCGAATCGGACGATCTGGTTGAAAGTATTATTTCGACGATCGGCTGGATACTGGCCATTTTAATTGCGATGCTGTTGTTGTTTAATTACTTTTTCATGCGAAATGCCTGGGCGCCTTTTTATTCAACACTTGAGCGCCTTAGATCTTTTGAACTTTCCAGGGGGCCCGTAGAATTTGAAAGATCAACAACCAGGGAATTTCAAGAGCTTAATACAGCACTCGAACAAATGACCTCAAAAATAGTGAACGATTACCGCAACATGAAAGAGTTCACCGAAAATGCTTCACACGAAACACAAACTCCTTTAGCGATTATCAGATCCAGGCTGGAGCTCATGATCCAGTCAGGAAAACTGGATGAGAAGCAAATGAAAGAGATACAAGTCATTTACGAATCCGCTACCCGTTTATCAAAACTTAACCAGGCCTTGCTCCTCCTCACTAAAATTGAAAACAACCAGTTTACCGGCATTCAACCGGTTAACATTAAAGAGCTCATTGAAAAAAAATTAAACCTGTTTGATGACCTGATCCTTCACAAAGAGATCAGGGTTCAAAGATCTTTGCAGGCCGGGCTAATTGTACCTATGAATCCTATCCTGGCCGATATACTGATCAGCAACCTACTGAGTAATGCCATAAAACACAATATCAGGGGAGGCGAATTATTTGTTGAAACAAGCAAGGACACACTCACAATATCCAATTCAGGCCTGCCTCTAAAACAACAGACCTATGAATTTTTTCAACGATTTAGAAAAGCAAACCCCTCTTCCGATTCCCTGGGACTCGGACTGGCAATTGTTAAGCAAATTTGCAGTTCGTATGCTTTTACCGTTCAGTATAATTACACCAATGATCTTCATGAAATAAGAGTGAATTTTACAAAACAAGCCTGA
- a CDS encoding response regulator transcription factor, producing MKILIIEDEKGISDSISTYLSQEGYSCEFAGDFNSGEEKALLHNYDCILLDITLPGGNGLTILKNLKKEKPDVGVIIISAKNSLDDKVTGLDWGADDYLTKPFHLSELNSRIKSVIRRRHFKGQNEITFNEMRLIPDEMQLMVNNQPVVLTKKEYDLLLYFLSNKNRVLTKESIAEHLWGDHMDMADSYDFIYVHIKNLRKKIIEKSGKDYIQTVYGVGYKLNAT from the coding sequence ATGAAGATCCTCATTATAGAAGATGAAAAAGGCATTTCGGATTCTATTTCTACCTACTTAAGCCAGGAAGGATATAGTTGTGAATTTGCAGGCGATTTTAATAGCGGAGAAGAAAAAGCATTACTGCATAATTACGACTGCATCCTGCTTGATATTACTTTACCGGGAGGAAACGGGTTGACTATTTTGAAAAATCTAAAAAAAGAAAAGCCCGATGTCGGTGTTATAATTATTTCAGCGAAAAACTCACTGGACGACAAAGTTACCGGTCTTGATTGGGGAGCCGATGATTACCTGACCAAACCCTTTCATTTGTCGGAGCTTAATTCCAGAATTAAATCTGTCATCCGCAGAAGACATTTCAAAGGGCAGAATGAAATCACTTTTAATGAAATGCGACTCATACCCGATGAGATGCAGTTGATGGTAAACAACCAACCTGTTGTACTTACAAAAAAGGAATACGACCTGCTGCTGTATTTCCTATCAAATAAAAACAGGGTACTCACCAAGGAATCCATAGCGGAGCATCTTTGGGGTGACCACATGGATATGGCCGATTCCTACGATTTTATTTATGTACACATCAAAAATCTCCGAAAAAAAATTATTGAAAAAAGCGGGAAAGATTATATTCAGACTGTGTATGGCGTGGGATATAAATTAAATGCCACATGA
- a CDS encoding SprB repeat-containing protein, whose translation MSGLKYIFSFAFAMLFRIMYPQCTLQVAANVSDESCPASCDGRIKLTVTGGTPAYTYSWSDGQTISMPKNLCPGTYTCVVSDFAGCADTSVYVIAPSTYILTIIKTNLTCFGQCDGSLYADASGGSPVYTYSWSPGGQTTDNLNNLCQGTYTVSITDSKSCVIVRTVSITEPQLLTAGIVVTDASCSTCNDGSMTVSADGGNKPYNYLWQPGNFTTAKLMSMGPGTYTVCVTDKNGCTVCTSGTVNAPVGIDDQTLSEQIKVYQGASPGYIMIEIPTPINAVLSISTLLGMQVYQSEWNNNDSKRAIQVDHLSSGVYLFLLQQADGSVFARKLDLQNIH comes from the coding sequence ATGTCAGGTCTTAAATATATCTTCTCTTTTGCGTTTGCCATGCTTTTCAGGATTATGTATCCGCAATGCACTTTACAGGTAGCTGCTAATGTTTCGGATGAAAGTTGTCCTGCTTCATGCGATGGAAGGATTAAACTGACGGTTACAGGCGGTACACCGGCATATACCTACAGCTGGTCTGACGGACAAACCATATCCATGCCTAAAAATCTATGCCCTGGTACTTATACCTGTGTTGTTAGCGATTTTGCAGGCTGTGCTGATACGTCAGTATATGTTATCGCGCCATCGACTTATATTTTAACTATCATCAAAACAAACCTTACTTGTTTTGGGCAATGTGATGGAAGCCTTTATGCGGACGCGTCTGGTGGGTCACCGGTATACACATATTCCTGGTCGCCCGGAGGACAAACAACTGACAATCTGAATAATTTATGTCAGGGTACATATACAGTATCGATTACTGATTCTAAAAGTTGTGTAATTGTAAGAACAGTATCTATAACAGAGCCTCAATTACTTACTGCAGGCATTGTGGTAACTGATGCAAGTTGTTCGACCTGTAATGATGGTTCTATGACTGTTTCGGCAGACGGAGGCAACAAGCCTTATAACTATTTGTGGCAGCCTGGTAATTTTACCACTGCAAAATTAATGTCAATGGGTCCCGGAACCTATACTGTCTGTGTTACCGATAAGAATGGCTGCACCGTTTGTACGTCAGGGACGGTCAACGCTCCTGTTGGAATTGACGATCAAACTCTGTCCGAACAAATCAAAGTGTATCAGGGCGCTTCTCCCGGCTATATAATGATTGAAATTCCTACTCCCATAAATGCGGTACTTAGTATTTCAACATTGCTTGGAATGCAGGTTTATCAATCAGAGTGGAATAATAACGATTCAAAAAGAGCTATCCAGGTTGATCATTTATCATCCGGAGTGTATTTATTCTTGTTGCAGCAAGCTGATGGATCTGTATTTGCACGAAAGCTTGATTTGCAAAATATTCATTGA
- a CDS encoding T9SS type A sorting domain-containing protein translates to MKKIYIQIVLLLMCSYAKAQNQFTNNGNFKISNGANITFYGDVLNNGSFVDSGQVVNMSGTSGQNIGGSSAITFKNLTVLSANNITLNNGMTVSNVLTLTTGYVTLGTNDLTIGSNGSISGGSNASFIVTNGTGLLRQQNIGSGGRTGAVFFPVAYSASSTSYSPITLDNSTGTADRFDVKVCNYISTGGTCNGSTQISSNTVNNTWTINEATAGGSNASVTAQWNGSEELSGFDRTNCFISHHNGTKWDALQSEGTSSGINPYTRSVTGISNFSPFGVGSVGSPLPIELIIFEAKPNNKSVDLHWETATEINNDYFTIERSVDGVHFEELMKVKGAGNSSTSLNYYTEDNNPVNGLSYYRLKQTDYDGKSQYSGIVNIEFIGDAIIIETYYDSGINIMLSGLKDEKGEIIINDMLGEKYYSKVIVVSNAATLIKINESLPAAAYIVTFITDKKMYSKKIIVK, encoded by the coding sequence ATGAAAAAGATATATATACAAATTGTATTATTACTTATGTGCAGTTATGCAAAAGCTCAGAACCAATTTACCAATAATGGTAATTTTAAAATCTCCAACGGAGCTAACATAACATTTTATGGAGATGTGCTTAACAACGGTTCATTTGTGGATTCGGGACAAGTGGTAAATATGAGCGGCACAAGCGGCCAAAATATTGGGGGCAGTTCTGCCATCACATTTAAAAATCTGACTGTTTTATCAGCCAATAATATAACATTGAATAATGGAATGACGGTTAGCAATGTACTTACCTTAACAACGGGATATGTTACATTAGGAACCAATGATCTTACAATTGGAAGTAATGGCAGTATTTCAGGAGGGAGCAATGCAAGTTTTATCGTTACCAATGGTACAGGTCTTTTACGACAGCAAAACATCGGTAGTGGAGGAAGAACAGGGGCTGTTTTTTTCCCTGTAGCCTATTCCGCCAGCTCAACTTCATACTCTCCTATAACATTGGATAATTCAACCGGCACTGCTGACAGGTTTGATGTAAAAGTCTGTAATTATATCAGCACCGGAGGCACCTGTAATGGCAGCACTCAAATCTCTTCCAATACCGTCAATAATACATGGACTATTAACGAAGCTACTGCCGGAGGCTCGAATGCGTCCGTTACAGCACAATGGAATGGCAGCGAAGAACTTAGTGGATTTGACCGAACCAATTGTTTTATAAGCCATCACAATGGAACAAAATGGGATGCGCTTCAGAGTGAAGGTACGTCATCCGGAATCAATCCCTATACACGAAGTGTTACGGGAATTTCAAATTTTTCTCCTTTTGGAGTGGGAAGTGTGGGTTCTCCATTACCAATTGAATTGATAATCTTTGAAGCAAAACCAAATAATAAATCCGTTGATCTGCACTGGGAAACCGCGACGGAAATAAATAATGACTACTTTACTATTGAGCGATCAGTTGACGGGGTTCACTTTGAAGAGCTGATGAAAGTAAAAGGCGCAGGGAATAGCAGCACTTCCTTAAATTATTATACCGAAGATAATAACCCTGTAAACGGGCTATCATACTATCGTTTAAAGCAAACGGATTATGATGGGAAGTCCCAGTATTCCGGAATTGTCAATATTGAGTTTATCGGCGATGCCATCATAATCGAAACCTATTATGATTCCGGAATTAATATTATGCTTTCAGGACTGAAAGATGAAAAAGGGGAAATTATTATTAATGATATGTTAGGAGAAAAATATTATTCAAAGGTAATTGTTGTCAGCAATGCTGCCACTTTGATTAAAATAAATGAAAGTTTACCGGCTGCTGCTTATATAGTTACTTTTATTACGGATAAGAAAATGTACAGTAAAAAAATTATTGTAAAATAA
- a CDS encoding hybrid sensor histidine kinase/response regulator: MNTQRTKTFTASHKKEVKIFLVDDNKMFVNALKHSLTRGSNNITDIKTFFTGEECLQSIDYNPTIVILDYYLNSKFPDALDGLQILKSIKQSHPGTEVIMLSSQDSIRLAADTLKHGAYDYITKGEGSFIKIRNLVKHISDNIELNECIDFHIYESLKIRTLLEAITDILIVLSPEGELKFINREGANILNINLRKKGQHNYFLRKLLVNSKCFDRFMRKLFTPVINGEKISNYSAKLVAKSGRKISVLISSTSFNTPLKEKQILLLIRDVSGYIQTEKQLKEREDQLKERTDELNTFMYRAAHDLRSPNASILGLLNLAKNKYTDLPVEKILEKIELSAVRLDNILSDFIKMIHLSHAENQIIKIDFVNNINEILGVIKNSEIVSGTAINWNTNIKIQSPFYSDKNLIDTILYNLIMNSVKYSKTGTQVVPCISVDINEVEKGIEITVSDNGIGISKEIQKKVFNIFFRGTDKSTGSGLGLHIVKRAVKLLKGKISLKSETDTGTKFTVLLPSLRQTIN; the protein is encoded by the coding sequence ATGAATACTCAGCGGACAAAGACCTTTACAGCTTCTCATAAGAAAGAGGTGAAAATATTTCTCGTAGATGACAATAAAATGTTCGTTAACGCTCTGAAGCATTCTTTGACAAGGGGAAGTAATAATATAACGGACATCAAAACGTTCTTTACCGGAGAAGAGTGTCTTCAAAGTATAGATTATAATCCAACGATAGTTATATTGGATTATTATTTAAACAGCAAATTTCCTGATGCTTTAGATGGACTGCAAATTTTAAAATCTATAAAACAATCACATCCTGGAACAGAAGTTATCATGCTTTCCTCTCAAGACAGTATTCGTTTAGCAGCGGATACCTTAAAACATGGAGCGTATGACTATATTACGAAAGGTGAAGGATCGTTTATTAAAATCCGAAATCTGGTAAAACATATCTCGGACAATATTGAGCTGAATGAGTGTATTGATTTTCATATTTATGAGTCATTGAAAATCAGAACTCTTCTTGAAGCAATTACAGATATTCTTATTGTACTGTCCCCTGAAGGAGAATTAAAATTTATTAACAGAGAAGGGGCGAATATTCTCAATATTAATCTGAGAAAGAAAGGGCAGCACAATTACTTTTTACGAAAGCTGCTTGTCAATAGCAAATGTTTCGACCGTTTTATGCGGAAGCTATTTACCCCTGTCATTAATGGTGAAAAAATAAGTAATTACTCTGCTAAACTGGTGGCCAAATCAGGACGGAAAATTTCCGTTTTGATTTCTTCTACATCCTTCAACACTCCATTAAAAGAAAAACAGATTTTGTTACTGATCCGGGATGTTTCCGGTTATATTCAAACTGAAAAACAGCTGAAGGAGCGGGAAGATCAATTAAAGGAAAGAACTGATGAATTGAATACATTCATGTATCGTGCCGCACATGATTTGAGAAGCCCCAACGCATCAATTTTGGGACTTTTAAACCTGGCTAAAAACAAATATACCGACTTGCCTGTCGAAAAAATACTTGAAAAAATTGAATTAAGCGCAGTGCGATTGGATAATATTCTTTCTGATTTTATTAAAATGATTCACCTTTCTCACGCAGAAAATCAAATAATAAAAATCGATTTCGTTAATAACATTAACGAGATATTGGGTGTTATAAAAAATTCAGAAATAGTGTCAGGAACTGCCATTAATTGGAATACAAATATCAAAATACAATCTCCTTTTTATTCAGACAAAAATCTAATAGATACTATTTTATACAACCTTATTATGAATTCTGTTAAATATAGTAAAACCGGAACTCAGGTTGTTCCTTGTATCTCTGTTGATATTAATGAGGTTGAAAAGGGGATTGAAATTACCGTTAGTGATAATGGGATCGGAATTAGCAAAGAAATCCAAAAGAAAGTTTTTAATATTTTCTTCAGGGGCACTGATAAATCAACGGGAAGCGGGCTTGGATTACATATCGTTAAACGCGCAGTAAAGTTACTTAAGGGAAAAATCAGCCTTAAAAGCGAAACGGATACCGGAACGAAATTCACAGTTCTATTACCCAGTTTGAGGCAAACTATAAACTGA
- a CDS encoding response regulator: MKILIVDDDQLIRIALSSKLKGKGYDVLTASNGIQALEIIEKQKPELIICDIIMPGISGLELLNLLKQFYFSKTPLIIISSLSDSHIPAITVDWGAENFIPKPINFSELYKKVKWAMNNRI, from the coding sequence ATGAAAATATTAATTGTTGATGACGATCAGTTGATCCGAATTGCTCTTTCAAGCAAACTGAAAGGGAAAGGATATGATGTTTTAACAGCCTCGAATGGGATCCAGGCTCTTGAAATCATAGAAAAACAAAAACCCGAATTAATTATTTGCGATATTATAATGCCGGGAATTTCGGGTTTAGAATTATTGAACCTGCTCAAACAATTTTATTTCAGTAAAACCCCCTTAATTATTATTTCGTCCTTAAGTGATTCACATATTCCCGCAATAACTGTTGATTGGGGAGCGGAGAATTTTATTCCAAAGCCCATTAACTTTAGTGAATTGTACAAAAAGGTTAAATGGGCAATGAATAATAGAATATAG
- a CDS encoding response regulator: protein MEATDNIKIFLVDDDKMFASALKHSLVKNNIHPHEIMTFPTGEECIKNLHKYNPEIIILDYNLNKNYPDAIDGIQVLKRVKRIRPHSEVIILSSQENINVAMDTLNHGAYDYITKDESAFIKIKNIITHISSDIESFETMDKESRRFGKVTLLFVIGLMLLFFLLTNIF from the coding sequence ATGGAAGCGACAGACAACATAAAAATATTTTTGGTAGATGATGACAAGATGTTTGCCAGTGCATTAAAACATTCATTGGTCAAGAATAATATTCATCCACATGAAATTATGACTTTCCCTACCGGGGAAGAATGTATTAAAAATTTGCACAAGTATAATCCTGAAATAATCATCTTAGACTATAACCTGAATAAAAATTATCCCGATGCGATTGACGGGATCCAGGTATTAAAAAGGGTCAAACGGATCAGGCCTCATTCAGAAGTGATAATACTTTCTTCACAGGAAAATATTAATGTTGCAATGGATACATTAAATCATGGTGCTTATGATTATATTACTAAAGACGAAAGTGCTTTCATTAAAATAAAAAATATTATTACGCACATTTCCTCTGACATAGAATCGTTTGAAACGATGGACAAAGAAAGCAGGCGCTTTGGCAAAGTGACACTTCTTTTTGTAATTGGATTAATGTTGCTGTTTTTTTTACTTACGAACATATTTTAA